The following DNA comes from Carassius auratus strain Wakin chromosome 46, ASM336829v1, whole genome shotgun sequence.
AGAGGGCTGAGCAGAGCCTACTGGACCTGCAGCAGAAGTAAGCACTCAATTTGACCCTGATTGTATTATAAATGAACAGGAAACAGGCTACAGTAAATACCAGCTAACAGGCTGGAAAGTGAAATTGTCaggttcatatttcatatttattgagGCAGGTCTACATTTCTAGATGGAGGAAGGTCTGTTTGTGAAGTCTAAAGAACTCTGCTAGGTAAACAATGTTTCATATCTCAACTGTTTGAATAGGTGGAGTGGATTGTAGCCtgctgctatgattggctaacagttgtgttTATTTGACAGCCTACATCCTTCATAGATGGCTGCTGTGATTTAGTTTAAAAACGCATAAACACTCCGTACATATCAGACGATTTGTAATAAAGGACAAAGCAATTGTGACCACATAATAAAAgcagttactcacacttgtgtgatGCGACATTATTCTGTACTGTTGAGTCCAATATAGTCACCACAGCATCGTCTTGTTGTTTCAATTTTTCTGAATATCCTGTATAAATTGTGTCTTGTTTGCAAACAAATCCGTGGTAgaatgaagtgaacaaaggaaCAAGTTCTTACTGAAGCGCCCTggatctttattaaaaataaaggtcacCCACTCTTTCCTAAAGAAAGACAATGCAAAGACTTTATCCACAGCTTGGCACTGTACAGAGTTATTTTCACAGCATCTTTATTGTTTGATTTCTGTGTAGACCTGCATTTGCGCATaacagtgggcggggctaaacaggcagtgatgtagaagcaggcgttgatcttctGTGTAGGTGGAGCTTAGCCACACCATTACGTCACAAAGTGCCACATTCCACAAGCGtcgttttggcagattggctttaATATACGCTGTTTTTAGATtaacaagaaagttttgagttctgaaacttacaagatgtttttatagtacaattaccttttaaatgtcaaaagatcaaTTTCTCAGATcgtgacccctttaaaaacaaaaagaggaaTATGTCTCTGCGGTGGAAGTATCTTTGTCTGTTCAGGTCTAAAGACTCTTGCAGGGTGTTGCAAGCATCCCTCAAAAGTCCTTAAATGGCAAAAGGATGGGCAGTGCTGTGCCGAATCCAGCGAGAGTGTTTCAGACAATCGCACTCTCAGTTCAGCTGGCACCCAGTGTGCTGAGGCAGAACAGAGAATGTATCTGGGTCTTATTTCAGAGGTCATAGGTCTCAGAGAAACTAATGATTCAAACATCCTTTCTTAATGGTGCATTCATTTAAACCAATGGCCTTAGAAGGAGTTTTGTGATCTGTATTAGTTTATTCTAGGAAAAGCTGTAGCAGAGGAATGTTTTTTTGAGTGTAATGTGATTAAGTCACAGTGTAAGTATGACTGGTGTTATAGAGCAGCACATTACGGAGCCCCGCATATGATATGCaagaaaaaatagtaggctaaatcttgtgcacgatttactaattcgttccctcaatgtactatgAGCATGATGAAAACatgcatgatttagcaaatcgagtgaacgcaaaagcaaatcgagggaacgcaattgtaattgtgtgcatgttttagtacactaagggaacgaattagtaaatcgtgctcacaatttattttttcttgcatgttacTGTATGTTCGGGGCTCTGTCGCACATGGATCTGAGTGTGTGGCATTTCTATCATATCATTCACACAAAATCCCATTTGGAACAGAGATCAGGACACCTTGTTTCCACTTTGATTGGTCCGTCGTGTGTGATGCATTTCTGTGGCAAAAGGCTTTCATATTTTACATACCATATTTCATATATCCATTCATCtgtctttgtgtgtatgtgttgtgtatttgactatctatctatctatctatctatctatctatctatctatctatctatctatctatctatctatctgtctgtctgtctgtctgtctgtctgtctgtctgtctgtctgtctgtctgtctgtctgtatatcttcTGTCTATCGgtctatctgtctatcatttgtctctccatctatctatctgactatctgtttgtctgtctgtctatctgtctgtttgtctgtctatcatctatctgtctgtctgtctgtctgtctgtctatcatctattaaattcaagtttatttgtatagccctttttacgatacaaatcattgcaaaggaactttacagaaaattaagtttctacaatatttagtagggcacttatcagtggtgactgtcagtttatgtgcatatgacagaaatgttcaaaaaaaTGAACACGAGACGAAGTCAACCAggcgatgaacactattaacagcaattattatatgatgcaatcacacttgtagcaatatttgttagttctatctatctgtctgtctgtctgtctgtctgtctgtctatctgtctgtctatcagaGTGAGTGTTACACTGCCTTGGCCAATGTCCTATCAATGACAGTTGGATTTATACCTCACTTCCTGTTTGAACTGGGACTGCGTCAGCAGGAGAGAAAGCTATCCAGTGCAATGATCAGCACTCTCCACTTTTATGTTCCCCCACCCTCTTTTCTTTCTAATTTCTTTGACCAAGAAAGGAGAAAAATGCATAGACTGTGTGATAATGTCCCAGATATGTTAAAAAAAGCTGATGTCAATCATTTCAAATTGAATTGAAGACTTTTTGTCAACCAAGTGCATTATTAAGCCACATTAATATCTAAATTTAGCCATCCATGTCCCGGAAACTCTTAACGGTTGTCTCATGTATAGCTGAGAGGTGAGATTTCCCTATAAAGATGCAAGGAAGTTTCAACATAGAATAACCACACTGAACAGGCCACATCTTGTTCAGCTGTATTCTCATGAGAAGGAAGAGGTGTGGTAAAGTCTAACAGATCCAGTTGCCTTTTCATGTCTACTCATTTCTCCAGTGCGTCACCTGCTGGTGATTGAGGGAAACTATATTAAATTGTTTATGTAATAAATCCATTGTGGCTTAGTTTGAGATTGATGATGTCTTTCTTATATTTAGGCTGCAGATTGCACAGGAAGAGCATCACACGGTGGAAGAGGAGAAGGTCAACCTGGAGCGGGAGATGCGAAGCGAGATTGATGCAGCCAAGCAGGAGGCACAAAGACTACGAGAACTACGGGAGGGAACTGAGAACGAGTTGAGCAGACAGAAATATGCAGAGCAGGAGCTGGATCAGGTATCAAAAGGCCTCATTAACAGGAAGTTCCTtttatcaaaatgaaactttgccAGAGGCAACTTTaccacatttatttcaaatatgcaaattaggcaTTGCCTCATTAAATGTGCACAGTTTTgcacaaaaatgttttgtatagTCTGTAGACTTTTTTTGGTAATTGTTAAAACTCTTGCCAAAGTGTTGTTTAAAGATTTAGTTCAACCTGTAAAACATCcccttaaatgtattttttaacatttttaggaaaacacttttttcttttttccgtcAATCTTTCAAACGCTTGAACCGAAACTCAgcgaatacatgcctcacagacatgataaatatatctacagaaagctttacattacaacttaaaataaaacaaatcgaaaacaaaaatatttaattataatcataatcagtATAGATGCAATTCTTGAAGGCGTGTCTTTGAGGAGATGGCGAGCACTGCACATGACCAATTGGCTCGTTGTTTGTCGTGGTAATCAAATCAAAATTCAAAATGCAGCTTTTCCCAAGGCATTGGGAACTTTTAATAACTCCCCAAGCTCCAACTTCTCTCTGATTCTCTGCATGGTCAACCGTCACCTGTATGCTAATGCGTGTGTATATGTGTTGCGTATTGCATAGgcaatgtataatatttataatagactATAATCATTATAACAATACTTAATACAGTAGCCTATGTGTGCTCTGCACGTATATGGGCACAATAAAAGGACAGAAGCTAAATGAGCCCGAGCctgatctgtaaaaaaaaagaaattgcctGAGCCCGGCCCAAATGGACTctacaatgtgtttttttacttttacgtTCTGTTCTGTACcattttggtttagttttctcTTTATCTCTGTTCCCCTGCATTAGTTCCCTGGTTTGTTCCCTTAGTTGTTAATTGGCTCGACACCTgttctgttttaattttgattGCGTTCCCCATATATTGAAACCCTGTTCCGCAGATCATTGTCTGCTATTGTTTTGGATTACGGATGttcttgttttctctctgtttgtttatttaaaaactcTTACTTAGATTCTACTCCTTCGTTGTGCTGTCATTAAGCTTGACAGCCTGTAACAGAGGTAGTTATGTCATCTAAAATTTAAGAACATGACTCtgaaatgcagtggttttcaaaactgTCTCCCTCATCTAACAAACCTGATTCAACTTGTCAGGTCACTAGTAAAGACGTTAAGATCTGAAGTGGGTCAGAAAAGGTAAAgagttgtaagaaaaaaaatatcttcgTCATGTTCAGCAGCAGCAGTTCTTAAAGCAACAGCAGCCAAATAACATAATaacccagctgctgtgatgtctgataaacaaagaaaaaaagaggaaatcttAAACTTTTGTAGCTTAAACTTTATTCCATTTATGTTTATTTCCTACTTGCTTAAGGGCAcagttaaatatgacatttattataaagaGTTTGTGTATGACTTAAATTAGAAGttattttaattctaataaatgctctcaattatactgtaatgttaaaCGGTtagtcaatggttaaatattaggaaaaaataaatatttaatagagACACCAGTAGTATTGGCATCAGTCATACTCACTCAGTCATAAAAAATATGccactaaacaaatatttaaaaaatactgtcttttatttctatattaatttgaagattccctgtgaaattattgcaatttataattatatttaaacattttaatgttaggtGGGTTTATTCACAAttaatttaacccatccaaagtacacacacacacacactgtgaacacacatccagagcagtcatttatgctgcggcgcccagggagcggttgggggttcagtgccttgctcaagggcacctcactCGTGGTACTGAAGGTGGAAAGAgcacattcactccccccacctacaattcctgcctgaccgagactcaaactcacaacctttggagtacgagtccaaatctctaaccattaggccatgactacGACTACTTGTGTTGGGAAGAGGATGCTATTTTCCCTTTTTTCTATCATACCTCCAAATCCTAGTAAAATAATAGCATGTTTATGCTGAAACACATGCTTCTTTTCACCATTCACTTACCAGCAACATGTTCTGAATCATAGATTCATGTGTCCCATCACCATGAGAACCGCTGAAGTGGCACAGAAGAGGTTTTACACAATTCCCTCCTCAAAACATTGAACTGCAGCCAATATTAATGAGCTTGTGTGTTTGTTCAGGTGCGAATGGCTCTGAAGAGGGCTGAGAGGGAGCTGGAGATGAGAAGCGGATGGTCTCCTTCAGGAGCTCTGCAGAAATGGCTGCAGCTCACACATGAGGTGGAAGTGCAGTACTACAACATTAAGAAACAGCAAGCGGAAAGACAACTCTTAGTGGCCAAAGAAGGGGTGAGATGGTCAAATACTCATAGATTACAAGCTTTAACTGAATATTAAACCAAGTTTGCCTGTTCCACGAGCTGAACATCTAAGGACTGCTGTTAACTACGAAGTTGTGTCCACCATAACAGGCAGAAAAAATCAATAAGAAGAGAGGAACAATCTTTGGGACGTTCCAGGTGGCCCACAGCTCTTCACTGGATGATGTTGATCACAAAATCCTCTCAGCCAAGTGAGTCGCTCATACCATTTTTGGATATAATGTACCAGGTGAAATAAAGCTATGTTTTAACCctcacaattaaaaatatatgttccAGAGGGAGGGTTTTTGCGGCAGTGCTATTAAAGAACCATTTGTTTGCTCCCAAAGAAGCTTTCTGTGAGAAGTCTTTAAAAGAgcaatttttttcttaatgtgaagaacTTTTATTATTCTGAAGAACCTTTTCCATAAttcactataaagaacattttgtagAATGGAAAGTTTCCTTGGATGTTCTTCATGGAATAATAGATaaacacttaaagctgcagtcggtaacttttgacgctctagcggttaataaacagaactgcttgcatcttgcggaagaacatcgtagccggaactacttctctctgtttatgtctatgaagaatcacaaaggtactgggttactccgccgcggtcccccgaagcaatctaaaatagtccgaatataaacacttattatacagtattgttcaaaataatagcagtacaatgtgactaaccagaataatcaaggtttttcgtatatttttttattgctacgtggcaaacaagttaccagtaggttcagtagattctcagaaaacaaatgagacccagcattcatgatatgcacgctcttaaggctgtgcaattgggcaattagttgaattagttgaaaggggtgtgttaaaaaaaatagcagtgtggcattcaatcactgaggtcatcaattttgtgaagaaacaggtgtgaatcaggtggcccctatttaaggatgaagccaacacttgttgaacatgcatttgaaagctgaggaaaatgggtcgttcaagacattgttcagaagaacagcgtactttgattaaaaagttgattagagaggggaaaacctataaagaggtgcaaaaaatgataggctgttcagctaaaatgatctccaatgccttaaaatggagagcaaaaccagagagacgtggaagaaaacggaagacaaccatcaaaatggatagaagaataaccagaatggcaaaggctcagccaatgatcacctccaggatgatcaaagacagtctggagttacctgtaagtacttctttttgggtccaagggccacaggcagtttgtgagacgacgcccaaactctgaattcaagccagagtacacagtgaagacagtgaagcatggaggtgcaagcatcatgatatgggcatgtttctcctactatggtgttgggcctatttatcgcataccagggatcatggatcagtttgcatatgttaaaatacttgaagaggtcatgttgccctatgctgaagaggacatgcccttgaaatggttgtttcaacaagacaatgacccaaaacacactagtaaacgggcaaagtcttggttccaaaccaacaaaattaatgttatggagtggccagcccaatctccagaccttaatccaattgagaacttgtggggtgatatcaaaaatgctgtttctgaagcaaaaccaagaaatgtgaatgaattgtggaatgttgttaaagaatcatggagtggaataacagctgagaggtgccacaagttggttgactccatgccacacagatgtcaagcagttttaaaaaactgtggtcatacaactaaatattagtttagtgattcacaggattgctaaatcccagaaaaaaaaaaatgtttgtacaaaatagttttgagtttgtacagtcagaggtagacactgctatttttttgaacacacccctttcaactaattcaactaattgcccaattgcacagccttaagagcgtgcatatcatgaatgctgggtcttgtttgttttctgacaatctactgaacctactggtaacttgtttgccacgtagcaataaaaaatatactaaaaaccttgattattctggttagtcacattgtactgctattattttgaacaatactgtaggtgcaccctagtgattcaggacaagctaaaaacacggtttggaaaatggattcatggtgtactcgcttattttatacatttttctacattttgaacacaaacaaagttactgaccgcagctctgattggttgttttttaccgggagcggatgactttctgcaaatggcaataggaccactgggaggagccagaggagcttgatttttttcacagattatctgtctcatattctactttcaggacataatgacaggtttaacaaatatgtaaaaaatatatttttacaaaagtttcctactgcagctttaagagtgTAGAGCAACCAAACCAAAGCTCACCTCTTTTTCTCTCTAACTTCTGCAGACAGGCTCTGGGAGAAGTGACCGCTGCTCTGAGAGAAAAGCTTCATCGATGGCAGCAAATTGAAGTTTTGACTGGGTTCAATATTGTTAATAACCCTGGCATGTCGTCTCTGGCCTCTGCCCTCAACCTGGACCCTGCTTTCCTGGGCATACGCTCCTCTGTACCCGAACACCTGCTGCTATCGGATGACGTAGACGATATGGACGAGGACATACTTTCCACAGGAACCCTACAATGTGAGTTTATCATGCACGCAAAAGTGGTAAAATGAGTTAAACATACTTTCATGTTGCTGAATCTGATCATATTCATCTGTGTCACAATATAAAGCTTCTCAGTTTATAACCACATTCAAATGATCAATTGACCAGTTTTCTAACCCTAATACATGACAGTTAGGCTTTCCATTGAGCATTGCTTTTCTATGGTGTGATATCATTGGCTAATGTCTGCAGATGCCGCCTGGCAGATGGATCGGCAAGTGAGCGACCTTTGGCCCATGGCTTCCGATAGCCAGTCCCTGTGGAAACCAATCCCTTCTGGTTGGCAGCACCCCCTTTATTTTCTCAGCTAATGCTAACACACAGCAAACCTTTCTGTGCCATTCCCACTGCCCATTTAAGACCTTCTAGATGGATATTGTGTATCCAGCTCTTAAAAACACCCCTTTAAACCCTAGATCAGAAATCAGAGCTGCTCTTTATCTTTATCTTCATCTCAGTGTGGATAAACGCCAGAGAATGTTAAAATGTTGACCAAAATTTACCAGGTCTATTGCGATCATTATTGTAGATGTTATGAATTAGAAGCGTCAACGATGATAATAACTTAACATCCTAAAATAGCAAGTTTTAAAACATGGTCACATTTTTTAGTTTTGCGGGCGAAATACATTCATTACAACAGGAATTTCAACTGGCAGATTTTGCAGTAGTTTCAGGCTGGTCGTGAGAATTTACCACACCGACTGACAGAAAGCTGCTTTATCTGAAAGAGACTTCTGTGTGAGGTGTGTTTCATACATCTCTACTCTATCTACCATAGACAGAGGACCTTTTTGTCTGCAAATATCTGCCAAGCTAGCTAAcccaaagttttattttttaatatagctTTTTGATTTTCACACTGAAATAATTAACCCtgggtaattttttttctttttgattgttcttgttcttgttctgTTGCTGGGTTTGTTGttgtattgtaatgttttacaatattgtCTTTAGCACAGCAACTTGGTGTTAGCATTGAGTTCAAATTAATCTTTACAATTTAGGGGCAAAAATGTGCTAAACCAAGGTTAAAAGTGGCCTTAATCTAGGGTTAAAAGACGTTAATTCAGTGTTAAGCACAGTGTGGAAAGCCCGTATTTAAACTTACTACACGGCTCTCTGGAATATTTTGAATACTCTAAATTCCATTACATCAAAACAATGTTAAGAAATCCTTGCGAGTGCCCAAGGGTTGTGAATTAGGGAggaattttttaacaaaaagttcTCCTGTGCATGTTAACATGCATAGTCCACACAATTTTTGGTCAATCAGCTGTGCTGATTTCACATTTTGTATTTCTCCATGGTCTTCTGTCATAAAATAGTTTCACTCAAAAcaatatttcatgtccatttgtttagtagccatgtaataagtgcCTTAATGCACAGTCAGCCAGTCAttatctgttttaaatgtttcataCAGCTAACCAAGGGCTGCATCACTGCATTATGTGGACACTGATCCTCTTCACACTGCAGTCTTGCAATGCTTTCACACTTTTGTGTGTTCATTTCCTGTGCCCTTACATCAGTTCTGTTTTCCCTCATTAACCACAGTTCATTTGCTTTTATCACCATAACACACTCCTCCAAGTTGCAACTTCCAAAATGTGTTTTAGACATGTTTATGTACTGTGGTAGATTTTTTTGCAACAAAGACAGGCCTGAAACTACctacatgtaataaaaaatatcacataattatttttttttaactctagaTTAAATTATGATTGTCTACTGACAGTGTTTCTGTTGTTTAGTTTAATCTCTATTGTATAATTTTAACTAAGCAAAATCAAAATGTATCACGAAACCCTTTTTAGAATGAACTACAACACTATAATTCATGGGACAGAAACTTAAGAAGAATGTTTGATTAGACTATCTGGTCTATCTTTTCAGCTCCTAGCCTAATGTCCCTGCGCCCATCACACGGCGACCCCATGCTGGACCTGAGCTCACAGAGGTTGGTAGAAGAGCCCCATTCCATCCATGGTTAAACtcaataaaactaaaaccaaaaccattTTTAGATAGATATTTCACTATATTTCAGATATTTCAATGTTTCACTTgggaaaaacattgttttatggaAGTAAATGAGTTGTGGCTGCCCTTTCATGTTGACTTGAAGTTCAAAAATTGAAACTAACAGACTAAGGGAAAGCAAATGTATAGATTTTGATATCCTCTTCTCTCATTATCCTGTCATCAAGGGATCTGAACCGGTCCGAGTCGGATTCCTCCCTCTCGGTGTCTCAGTACGGAGACGCCCAGCGCCTCAACTCAGCTCCGCTCTACAGTAAGCTGTCCAGATCCAACGGTGGTTCCTCCACCGACAGCCCTCTGCTGCAGAAAAAGACCTTTGGCATGGAGAAGTGTGTCAGTCTCGGAGAAATCCACTCTCAGATCCCGGGGAGGAAGATCCTGGTGGACGAGGACAGCGGCTCCACAGGAGACGACGCTGAAGGCACCAGCACGGGCCGCAAGAAGCACACCTTAACCAAACTCTTCAAGAGGCCGAAGAAATAACAGCAGTATAGGGAAATGTCAAACATAAAGGAACTAAGACTAGCACAATTGTACTTCTTAAAACCTTAAGAGTTTTAGTAAGAACATTTATATCGTAATTGTGTCGGCCAACGGGAACAGAAACCGTCATTTGTTGGGAACAGGTATGAGATCACTGTACATTGTTATTACTTCATTTCTGGTGTGAGCGTTTCTCCTGTTTTTATTTGTAGTTCGCGTGAGCCGGAGTTTTCACTCTCAAAGCAAACACATGCAAAGGTTTTCAGCACATACAAATGATTTCGCCTGCTCTATGCTTTTGGTTTACATAGGATTTGCTTGGACTTCTTTCGTTTTCACACGCAGCCCATCACCGTGTTGCGCGTCCACATCCCCCTTGCTGAAAGCACACCACCGTATGACCCAGTTCTTGTATGCAGCAACTGTGGGTGTGTATTGACTGACGGATGTGAGGCTGAAAATATCTTGTAACTTGCTTTTGATTTCTCcttctgttattttaaaatgttttaaacctaAGATATAAAAAGGGAGGGTATTTGTGTTGTGCAAAAGTTGCGCGCTGACATAAACTGGGGAATCTCTTTTCTTGACCAAAACAtgcaactttacattttaatataaatgttgtcACCATTACTGTaatttcagtttccacttaaatAAAaggcaacacaactgttttcaacattgataataggtaaaaatgtttcttgagcatattaaaatgatttctgaaaaaaattgtgtgaagtgctatcacaggaataaataaatgtaattattagattttattttactgaccccaaacttttgaaggatAGTGTACTTTACAACTAAAtcagttaattatatatatttttcttaaattaacaGAAATTATGTTCCAGAAACCACAAGCAGaatttagatttaatttgaaattttcttgaccaaaaaaaaaaaatatgttagatAGTTCTCAGGGCTTTAACTTCCTCAGCATTGCGTTTCTTTGTAAAACCCCTTTGCATCATGGAGCTGTTGAAAATCTGTACAGGAAGTAGCTATTCCATCACTTCACAAAATCGCCTGTGAAGTATACATCAATGCTGTAGACAGACCCAAATACCAGATACCATAAATACCAGAGCTTTTTTTTGCCAGTGCACTCTGTACACATTTCTCTGCTGTATTTAACATCTGCTGAAGGTTTGTTTGCATCAGCCGCTGTGGAGCAGAACATTAAATGGCTCGGCACACTCAGAGAAACCATCTGAATCAAGATAGCGTAGTGAGTTAGTGTCCACAACAAAGCCCCAAACAAAGGTAGGTTTGCCATTGTTATCATAGTGTTCTGAATAAACAAACCTGTTTCAGAGCCTCCTCGCTCATAAGGAAGTTTGCTTTATTCAAAGTTTGCACAGCCTTGATAGACGACTGAAATAAGCTGAATCTGCCCGTGGTAAACAAACCGCTTCAGCGGAGGACAACTCGTGAaaccattttgattttatttgctgGATTTGTGGCActttaaaaagtttattatagAAACATTCTAAAGAGACTTTACAATGCCTCTTGtactacactttattttattcatgtgaaCTTTTACTATATCAAATCAGTTCTGTCTCGCTAAACAATGTCTCCTAAAGGTATTGACCTAATTTGATTTGACCTGGCTCTTGCAAATGAAAAACATATGT
Coding sequences within:
- the stim1b gene encoding stromal interaction molecule 1b isoform X1, producing the protein MDLLRFARHCMYIAWLGFLWRSAADQPSLTDHLQSAHGVPELCGIDELLCHDENARLSFEAIRSIHKDMDDDADGSVDVTETDGFLREDMKCLDPKGKHNSFHRADLLITVEDMWISWKASEVYNWTVEQVEEWLISCVELPQYVDSFRKNDISGKALPRLAVKNATLLLSVLKIPDRSHAQKLLLKALDTVLFGPPMSKDSHLKDLMLVVSVVIGVGGCWFAYIQNRSSKDHVSKMMKDLEGLQRAEQSLLDLQQKLQIAQEEHHTVEEEKVNLEREMRSEIDAAKQEAQRLRELREGTENELSRQKYAEQELDQVRMALKRAERELEMRSGWSPSGALQKWLQLTHEVEVQYYNIKKQQAERQLLVAKEGAEKINKKRGTIFGTFQVAHSSSLDDVDHKILSAKQALGEVTAALREKLHRWQQIEVLTGFNIVNNPGMSSLASALNLDPAFLGIRSSVPEHLLLSDDVDDMDEDILSTGTLQYAAWQMDRQVSDLWPMASDSQSLWKPIPSAPSLMSLRPSHGDPMLDLSSQRDLNRSESDSSLSVSQYGDAQRLNSAPLYSKLSRSNGGSSTDSPLLQKKTFGMEKCVSLGEIHSQIPGRKILVDEDSGSTGDDAEGTSTGRKKHTLTKLFKRPKK
- the stim1b gene encoding stromal interaction molecule 1b isoform X2; translation: MDLLRFARHCMYIAWLGFLWRSAADQPSLTDHLQSAHGVPELCGIDELLCHDENARLSFEAIRSIHKDMDDDADGSVDVTETDGFLREDMKCLDPKGKHNSFHRADLLITVEDMWISWKASEVYNWTVEQVEEWLISCVELPQYVDSFRKNDISGKALPRLAVKNATLLLSVLKIPDRSHAQKLLLKALDTVLFGPPMSKDSHLKDLMLVVSVVIGVGGCWFAYIQNRSSKDHVSKMMKDLEGLQRAEQSLLDLQQKLQIAQEEHHTVEEEKVNLEREMRSEIDAAKQEAQRLRELREGTENELSRQKYAEQELDQVRMALKRAERELEMRSGWSPSGALQKWLQLTHEVEVQYYNIKKQQAERQLLVAKEGAEKINKKRGTIFGTFQVAHSSSLDDVDHKILSAKQALGEVTAALREKLHRWQQIEVLTGFNIVNNPGMSSLASALNLDPAFLGIRSSVPEHLLLSDDVDDMDEDILSTGTLQSPSLMSLRPSHGDPMLDLSSQRDLNRSESDSSLSVSQYGDAQRLNSAPLYSKLSRSNGGSSTDSPLLQKKTFGMEKCVSLGEIHSQIPGRKILVDEDSGSTGDDAEGTSTGRKKHTLTKLFKRPKK